The following coding sequences lie in one Planctomycetia bacterium genomic window:
- a CDS encoding DUF1080 domain-containing protein, whose protein sequence is MRYPLWLAALAALVAGSGVRAADNTPPEGFTALFNGKDFAGWHGMGHFDPYKLAAMTDAERAEKRAKDLVDLNQHWKVEAGELVNDGHGVYLTTDAPYGDVELFVDYKMLPKGDSGIYLRATPQVQIWDFTEEGGKWKLGADKGSGGLWNNRAGKPGKDPLVLADKKFGEWNTFRIVQVGARTSVWLNDKLVVDHAVLENFWDKDRKLPLIASAPIQLQTHGSEIRWKNVYVRPIPATEANEILAKHESSGFAPIFDGKSFDGWKGPTENYDIVEGAVRCKPSKGGTIYRDEELTDFVARVEFKLPAGGNNGLAIRYPGTGDTAYVGMTELQVLDDSSPKYAKLDPRQVHGSAYGMAPAVKGYQRPVGEWNFQEVTVKGSTIKVELNGSVILDADLSTITEYMGKSPHPGKERTSGFFGFAGHGDAVEFRNVSVKKL, encoded by the coding sequence ATGCGCTATCCGCTTTGGCTCGCCGCTCTCGCGGCGCTCGTCGCCGGTTCCGGCGTTCGGGCCGCCGACAACACGCCGCCCGAAGGTTTCACCGCTCTGTTCAACGGCAAGGACTTCGCCGGTTGGCACGGCATGGGACACTTCGATCCCTACAAACTCGCCGCGATGACCGATGCCGAGCGCGCCGAGAAGCGCGCGAAGGATCTGGTAGACCTGAACCAACATTGGAAGGTCGAAGCCGGCGAGCTCGTCAACGACGGCCACGGCGTGTATCTCACGACCGATGCACCGTACGGCGACGTCGAGTTGTTCGTCGATTACAAGATGCTCCCGAAAGGAGATAGCGGCATCTATCTGCGCGCCACGCCGCAAGTGCAGATTTGGGACTTCACCGAAGAAGGAGGCAAGTGGAAGCTCGGCGCCGATAAAGGCTCTGGCGGTTTATGGAACAATCGCGCCGGAAAGCCGGGCAAAGATCCGCTGGTCTTGGCCGATAAGAAGTTCGGCGAATGGAATACGTTTCGCATCGTGCAGGTCGGCGCGCGGACGAGCGTCTGGTTGAACGACAAGCTCGTCGTCGATCATGCCGTGCTCGAAAACTTTTGGGACAAGGATCGCAAGCTGCCGCTGATCGCATCGGCTCCGATCCAATTGCAAACGCACGGCAGCGAAATCCGTTGGAAGAACGTCTACGTCCGGCCCATTCCTGCGACCGAGGCCAACGAGATTCTCGCGAAGCACGAAAGCTCCGGCTTCGCGCCGATCTTCGACGGCAAATCGTTCGACGGCTGGAAAGGCCCGACCGAGAACTACGACATCGTCGAAGGGGCCGTCCGCTGCAAGCCGAGCAAGGGAGGGACGATCTATCGCGATGAAGAGCTGACCGACTTCGTGGCGCGCGTGGAGTTCAAGCTGCCGGCCGGCGGCAACAACGGCCTCGCGATTCGGTATCCCGGCACCGGCGACACGGCCTACGTCGGCATGACCGAGCTGCAAGTGCTCGACGACAGCTCGCCTAAGTATGCGAAGCTCGATCCGCGCCAAGTCCACGGCTCGGCCTACGGCATGGCGCCGGCCGTGAAGGGCTATCAACGCCCCGTCGGCGAATGGAACTTTCAAGAAGTCACGGTGAAGGGCTCGACGATCAAAGTCGAACTCAACGGCTCCGTGATTCTCGACGCCGATCTTTCCACGATCACGGAATATATGGGCAAGTCGCCGCATCCCGGCAAGGAACGGACCAGCGGCTTCTTCGGCTTCGCCGGCCACGGCGACGCCGTCGAGTTTCGCAACGTGAGCGTGAAGAAGCTGTAG
- a CDS encoding type II toxin-antitoxin system HicB family antitoxin: MELTAVLTRAEEGGFVAFNPETGTTTQGETVEEAVANLKEATSLYLAEFPLPNTGHPVVTMFTVPGPAHA; the protein is encoded by the coding sequence ATGGAACTGACCGCCGTGCTCACGCGGGCCGAAGAAGGGGGCTTCGTCGCTTTCAATCCCGAGACGGGGACCACGACGCAAGGTGAAACCGTGGAAGAGGCCGTTGCCAATTTGAAGGAAGCGACCTCCTTATACCTTGCCGAGTTCCCACTTCCCAATACCGGGCATCCGGTCGTGACCATGTTCACGGTCCCCGGGCCGGCGCATGCCTAA
- a CDS encoding type II toxin-antitoxin system HicA family toxin has product MPKLPHVSGAELQRLGFRKVRQSGSHVIMKRESKGCVVPMHSEVKVGTLAGVLRQAEVSSEEFIQALRG; this is encoded by the coding sequence ATGCCTAAGCTACCCCACGTTTCGGGCGCGGAGCTTCAGCGGCTTGGCTTTCGGAAGGTGCGCCAAAGCGGTAGTCATGTTATCATGAAGCGCGAATCGAAAGGCTGCGTCGTGCCCATGCACAGCGAAGTCAAGGTCGGCACGTTGGCCGGTGTTTTGCGACAGGCCGAGGTTTCTTCCGAAGAGTTCATTCAGGCGTTGCGAGGGTGA
- a CDS encoding sugar kinase, with the protein MTSLAVRSDACDFDFLSLGALVHRLDPGVLPFRKARTLDVHVSGGEYNVSANLSDCFGLKTGVASAMVKYGIGELVQARVREMGVEAFYKWFDHDGVRGPNIATVYSDRGCGVRPPVVFYNRANEAAGMLKAGDFDWKKIHARGVRWFHSGGIFAALSETTSDVIIEGMKAAKAAGAVTSFDLNYRAKLWSSIGGEKKGQEVIAKIVEHVDVLVGNEEDLQKGLGIEGQDVEHASKLDPKAFFDLIGKVVKKHPHIKAVATTLREVRSTNRHDWAAVLWLNGKEYVSPTCELDVIDRIGGGDGFAAGLIYGLLSGKDAEQALRLGWAHGALLTTFPGDTTMARLAEVEQLAKGGSARVQR; encoded by the coding sequence ATGACCTCTCTTGCCGTTCGCTCCGATGCTTGCGATTTCGATTTCCTCTCGCTCGGCGCCTTGGTACATCGACTCGATCCCGGCGTGTTGCCGTTTCGCAAGGCCCGCACGCTCGACGTGCATGTGTCCGGCGGCGAGTACAACGTCTCGGCCAACCTGAGCGATTGCTTCGGCTTGAAGACCGGCGTCGCCTCGGCGATGGTGAAGTACGGCATCGGCGAATTGGTGCAAGCGCGGGTTCGCGAAATGGGTGTCGAGGCGTTCTATAAGTGGTTCGACCACGACGGCGTTCGCGGCCCGAACATCGCCACGGTTTATAGCGATCGGGGCTGCGGCGTTCGTCCGCCGGTCGTGTTCTACAACCGCGCCAACGAAGCGGCGGGCATGCTCAAGGCCGGCGACTTCGATTGGAAGAAGATCCACGCCCGCGGCGTGCGCTGGTTTCACTCCGGCGGCATCTTCGCGGCCCTTTCCGAAACGACGAGCGACGTCATCATCGAAGGGATGAAGGCCGCCAAGGCTGCCGGAGCCGTCACGTCGTTCGATCTCAACTATCGGGCCAAGCTCTGGTCGTCGATCGGCGGCGAGAAGAAGGGGCAAGAAGTGATCGCCAAGATCGTCGAGCATGTCGACGTGTTGGTCGGCAACGAAGAAGACTTGCAGAAGGGGCTCGGCATCGAAGGGCAAGACGTCGAGCATGCGTCGAAGCTCGACCCGAAGGCGTTCTTCGACCTGATCGGCAAAGTCGTGAAGAAGCATCCGCACATCAAGGCGGTCGCCACGACGCTCCGCGAAGTGCGCTCGACGAACCGCCACGATTGGGCCGCCGTGCTCTGGCTCAACGGCAAGGAATACGTGAGCCCGACCTGCGAGCTCGACGTGATCGATCGGATCGGCGGCGGCGACGGCTTCGCGGCCGGCCTGATCTACGGCCTGCTCTCGGGCAAGGACGCGGAACAAGCGCTCCGCCTCGGCTGGGCCCACGGCGCCTTGCTCACCACGTTCCCCGGCGACACGACGATGGCCCGCCTCGCGGAAGTGGAACAACTCGCCAAGGGTGGCTCGGCCCGAGTGCAGCGCTAA
- a CDS encoding DUF1552 domain-containing protein has protein sequence MPLSRRMFLRAGGIALGLPALDAMLPVTLRAARAAAAAAPKRMVTICTNLGIHTPYLFPTTTGPDYAPTPYLELLKDHRKEFTVFSGMSHPEQAGANGHSSEMTWLTAVRNPGLSGFRNAISLDQFAAEKFGYETRYPSLVLSSTGTSSQSFTRSGVSIPAEYSPAKVFAKLFLDGKAAEIEAQSEQLRQGRSILDAVADESKRLERRVGPADKDKLDEYFTSVREMELRISKSQEWVRRPKPKVDAQQPTDSKVDADLINRIKLILELVPLALQTDSTRVIAVTVQGRGDVPLVPGVSVDHHGLSHHGQDPEKLAQLKLVESEMFKGLNVLLSSLKSKREGAGSVLDNTSVLFGSNLGNANAHDSRNLPIVFAGGGFKHAGHVAYDPKNNKPFSNLFVSMLQRMGIETDKFGTSTGTLSEI, from the coding sequence ATGCCTCTCTCGCGGCGCATGTTTCTTCGAGCCGGCGGTATCGCCCTCGGGCTTCCCGCGCTCGATGCGATGCTCCCCGTCACGCTCCGCGCGGCGCGTGCCGCCGCGGCTGCGGCGCCGAAGCGCATGGTGACGATCTGCACGAACCTGGGCATCCACACGCCGTATCTCTTTCCGACGACGACCGGCCCGGACTATGCCCCGACGCCGTATCTCGAACTCCTCAAGGATCATCGCAAGGAATTCACCGTCTTCTCCGGCATGTCGCATCCCGAGCAAGCCGGCGCAAACGGCCACTCTTCCGAAATGACCTGGCTCACGGCCGTCCGCAATCCCGGCCTCAGCGGCTTTCGCAATGCGATCTCCCTCGACCAGTTCGCGGCCGAGAAGTTCGGCTACGAAACGCGCTACCCGTCGCTCGTCTTGAGCAGCACCGGCACCAGCAGCCAATCGTTTACGCGCTCGGGCGTCAGTATTCCGGCCGAGTATTCGCCGGCGAAGGTGTTCGCCAAGTTGTTCCTCGACGGCAAGGCCGCCGAGATCGAAGCGCAGAGCGAGCAGCTACGCCAAGGCCGGAGCATTCTCGACGCCGTGGCCGACGAATCGAAGCGGCTCGAGCGCCGCGTCGGGCCGGCCGATAAAGACAAGCTCGACGAATACTTCACCTCGGTGCGCGAGATGGAGCTGCGGATCTCGAAGTCGCAAGAGTGGGTTCGCCGGCCGAAGCCGAAGGTCGACGCCCAACAGCCGACCGATAGCAAAGTCGACGCCGATCTCATCAACAGGATCAAGCTGATCCTCGAGCTGGTGCCGCTCGCCTTGCAAACCGATTCGACCCGCGTGATCGCCGTCACGGTGCAAGGCCGCGGCGACGTGCCGCTGGTGCCGGGCGTGAGCGTCGACCATCACGGCCTGTCGCACCACGGGCAAGATCCCGAGAAGCTCGCGCAGCTGAAGCTCGTCGAGTCGGAGATGTTCAAGGGCTTGAACGTTCTGCTCTCGTCGCTGAAATCGAAACGGGAGGGAGCGGGCAGCGTGCTCGACAACACCTCGGTGCTGTTCGGCAGCAACCTCGGCAACGCCAACGCTCACGACTCGCGCAACCTGCCGATCGTCTTCGCCGGCGGCGGCTTCAAACACGCGGGTCACGTCGCCTACGACCCGAAGAACAACAAGCCGTTCTCGAACCTCTTCGTTTCGATGCTGCAACGAATGGGAATCGAGACCGACAAGTTCGGCACCAGCACGGGGACGTTGAGCGAAATCTAG
- a CDS encoding DUF1592 domain-containing protein, with translation MKGFIDTNCTSCHDKATPDGGLDLSSLTWNPSDPKNFAQWVEVFDRVNQGEMPPVGEARPPAALQTASLGSLRAALIDVSRARREKEGRVGMRRLNRVEYEKTLHHLLDIDAPLKEILPEENAVGGFDTVAEGLRISPLHLEKYLEAADTALDLGIRLTRKPEKLVQRFIYKEQEGVKKNLDSEHALCLEVPNGIVMFGDASYITKIFGLRIPQTGLYRIRASGFSHKSQKPTILQFYAGNYRQGSARLVGYFDMPISGSREVDFVTKLEASEYFYPAPADLIADPDTKKGLYNVGAKNWNGSGTGMEWIEFEGPLGDTWPPAGTTALFPGATFETNVAGDRRKWDPSAICYDIASKDPRADAAKALTAFAVRAFRRPLAPGEIDRFLKLSYEALDAGQSFDKSVRVGLRAILVAPQFLMLEEHPGRLDDYALAARLSYFLWSSLPDDELIAVAAAKKLSQPAVLRAQTERLLASPKARAFTENFVGQWLELRNIDATAPDARMYPEYDPLLRISMIRETEDFFTEVLREDLGVANFIHSDFAIINRRLADHYKIAGVEGEQFRKVKLPADSHRGGLLTQASILKVTANGTVTSPVLRGAWVMKHLLGQPPAPPPADVGSIEPDTRGTTTVREQLAKHRSVESCNTCHRTIDPPGFALENFDVIGSWRERYRSQGKGDQVVELFRGKHVGYKHGPAVDASGDLPDGAKFKNIDDFKKYLLTQTEQVARALTNNLLAYGTGATVEFADREAVEKILHNARSRNYGFRTLVHEVVQSELFQTK, from the coding sequence ATGAAGGGGTTCATCGACACGAATTGCACGTCGTGCCACGACAAGGCTACGCCCGACGGCGGGCTCGATCTGTCGTCGCTTACTTGGAACCCGAGCGATCCGAAAAACTTCGCGCAATGGGTCGAGGTGTTCGATCGGGTGAATCAGGGAGAGATGCCGCCGGTCGGCGAGGCCCGTCCGCCGGCAGCGCTGCAGACTGCGTCGCTGGGCTCGCTCCGCGCGGCGCTCATCGATGTGAGCCGAGCCCGCCGAGAGAAGGAAGGGCGCGTCGGCATGCGCCGCTTGAACCGCGTCGAATACGAAAAGACGTTGCACCATCTGCTCGACATCGACGCCCCCCTCAAAGAAATCCTTCCCGAAGAAAACGCCGTCGGCGGCTTCGACACGGTTGCCGAAGGGCTACGGATCTCGCCGCTGCACTTGGAAAAATACTTGGAAGCGGCCGACACGGCGCTCGACCTCGGCATCCGCCTGACGCGCAAGCCCGAGAAGCTCGTGCAGCGGTTCATCTACAAAGAGCAGGAAGGGGTCAAGAAGAACCTCGATTCGGAACACGCGCTCTGTTTGGAAGTTCCGAACGGCATCGTGATGTTCGGCGACGCTTCGTACATCACGAAGATCTTCGGCCTGCGTATTCCGCAAACCGGCTTGTATCGTATCCGGGCTTCGGGCTTCTCGCATAAGTCGCAGAAGCCGACGATCTTGCAATTCTACGCCGGCAACTATCGCCAAGGTTCGGCGCGGCTAGTCGGCTACTTCGACATGCCGATCTCCGGTTCGCGCGAAGTCGACTTCGTGACGAAGCTCGAAGCAAGCGAGTATTTCTATCCCGCGCCGGCCGATCTGATAGCCGATCCCGACACGAAGAAGGGGCTCTACAACGTCGGCGCGAAGAACTGGAACGGCTCGGGCACCGGCATGGAGTGGATCGAGTTCGAAGGACCGCTCGGCGATACGTGGCCGCCGGCCGGCACCACCGCTTTGTTTCCCGGCGCGACCTTCGAGACGAATGTCGCGGGCGACCGACGCAAATGGGACCCGAGCGCCATTTGCTACGACATCGCGTCGAAAGACCCGCGCGCCGACGCCGCGAAAGCGCTGACCGCGTTCGCCGTGCGCGCCTTCCGCCGGCCGCTTGCGCCGGGCGAGATCGATCGGTTCTTGAAGCTTTCCTATGAAGCGCTCGACGCCGGGCAATCGTTCGACAAGTCGGTGCGCGTCGGCCTGCGAGCCATTCTCGTTGCGCCGCAGTTCCTCATGCTCGAAGAACATCCGGGCCGACTCGACGACTATGCCCTCGCCGCGCGGCTGTCGTATTTCCTGTGGAGTTCGCTCCCGGACGACGAGTTGATCGCGGTCGCGGCGGCGAAGAAGTTGTCGCAACCCGCCGTGTTGCGAGCGCAAACCGAGCGCCTGCTCGCGAGCCCGAAGGCGCGGGCCTTCACCGAGAATTTCGTCGGCCAATGGTTGGAGTTGCGCAACATCGACGCCACGGCGCCGGACGCGCGGATGTATCCCGAATACGATCCGCTGCTCCGCATCTCGATGATTCGCGAGACCGAAGACTTCTTCACGGAAGTGCTACGCGAAGACCTCGGCGTGGCGAACTTCATCCACTCCGACTTCGCGATCATCAATCGCCGGCTGGCGGATCACTACAAGATCGCGGGGGTCGAAGGAGAGCAATTCCGCAAAGTGAAGTTGCCGGCCGATTCGCATCGCGGCGGACTTCTGACGCAAGCGAGCATCTTGAAAGTCACGGCCAACGGCACCGTCACGTCTCCCGTCTTGCGCGGAGCATGGGTGATGAAACATCTCCTGGGGCAGCCCCCGGCTCCGCCGCCGGCCGATGTCGGCTCGATCGAGCCCGACACGCGCGGCACGACGACGGTGCGCGAGCAGTTGGCGAAGCATCGGAGCGTCGAGTCGTGCAACACCTGCCATCGGACGATCGATCCACCGGGCTTCGCGTTGGAAAACTTCGACGTCATCGGCAGCTGGCGGGAGCGATATCGTTCGCAAGGGAAAGGAGACCAGGTCGTCGAACTGTTCCGCGGCAAGCACGTGGGCTATAAGCACGGCCCGGCGGTCGACGCGAGCGGCGACCTGCCCGACGGCGCGAAGTTTAAGAACATCGACGACTTCAAGAAATACCTGCTCACGCAAACCGAGCAAGTGGCCCGCGCGCTCACGAACAACTTGCTCGCCTACGGCACCGGCGCGACGGTCGAATTCGCGGATCGAGAAGCGGTCGAAAAGATTCTGCACAACGCCCGTTCACGCAACTACGGCTTCCGCACGTTGGTGCATGAAGTCGTGCAATCGGAATTGTTTCAGACGAAGTGA
- a CDS encoding cation diffusion facilitator family transporter: MNSIDSGFRAVTIGIGVNVALAVMKIVAGIAGNSYALIADGIESTGDILASMIVWSGLRIAARPADDLHPYGHGKAESIAGMLAAMGLLLAAGLIAVQSIHEIRVAHRAPAWFTLPVLVVAIVAKIAIARFVSGIGRNLASTSLKVDAWHHHSDAITSAAVLVGISIALLCGPGYESADAWAALLACTVMALNGGLLLRTAVQEIMDATVPAEIQEAIRSAAAGVEGVEAIEKVRVRKSGLGLFMDIHVHVDGAISVTAGHTIAHRVKDRLLASGLRIQDVVVHIEPRRTLTRSR, encoded by the coding sequence ATGAATTCCATCGATTCCGGATTTCGGGCCGTGACGATCGGCATCGGCGTCAACGTCGCGCTCGCCGTGATGAAGATCGTCGCCGGCATCGCGGGAAACTCCTACGCTCTGATCGCCGACGGGATCGAATCGACCGGCGACATCCTCGCCTCGATGATCGTCTGGAGCGGCCTGCGTATCGCGGCCCGACCGGCCGACGACTTGCACCCCTACGGACACGGCAAAGCGGAGTCGATCGCCGGCATGCTCGCGGCGATGGGCTTGCTCCTCGCGGCCGGGCTGATCGCCGTACAGAGCATCCACGAGATTCGCGTGGCCCATCGCGCGCCGGCTTGGTTCACGCTGCCGGTCTTGGTCGTGGCGATCGTGGCGAAGATCGCCATCGCGCGGTTCGTTTCCGGCATCGGGCGGAATCTCGCAAGCACTTCGCTCAAGGTCGACGCCTGGCACCATCATTCCGACGCGATCACCTCGGCCGCGGTATTGGTCGGCATCTCGATCGCGCTGCTCTGCGGGCCGGGCTACGAAAGCGCCGACGCCTGGGCCGCGCTCCTCGCCTGCACGGTGATGGCGCTCAACGGCGGCTTGCTGCTGCGCACCGCCGTGCAAGAGATCATGGATGCGACGGTGCCGGCCGAGATACAAGAGGCGATCCGCTCGGCGGCGGCCGGCGTCGAAGGGGTCGAGGCGATCGAGAAGGTGCGCGTGCGCAAAAGCGGCCTCGGCTTGTTTATGGATATTCATGTTCACGTCGACGGAGCGATCAGCGTCACCGCCGGGCACACGATCGCCCATCGGGTGAAAGACCGGCTGCTTGCCTCGGGCCTCCGGATTCAAGACGTCGTGGTGCATATCGAGCCTCGGCGAACGTTAACCCGCAGTCGTTAG
- a CDS encoding nucleoside monophosphate kinase has protein sequence MGSPPEQVKASQDLEIKDAHVIFHTVWESLEEEVGHENLRFPKEIILLGGAPGAGKGTQTQFIMRARGQTRPPIVISELLTSPEAQKIKDQGNMVGDKEVIGILLRKLLQPEFRDGALLDGFPRTRVQVECLKLLVDKINQLHNEFENTPHAMHFRRPTIHAMVLFVSERSSIERQLARGVKVAAHNREVEETGVGRTLELRPTDLSEETARRRYRVFKEQTWDALQSLKDIYHYHFINAEGPIDEVEENILKELQYQSSLELEQRTYDRLGPLPLAEEIILHARQELVRRLDSYELEHTALFVRTVEIIKSKFIPIIARHALSGRAVVNSEDPIFEDPLVLSMLIDIFSERGFHAVVDKNIQEIPERIDLKTGQIHRRLKTVYRIQIYFKGSEIRRG, from the coding sequence ATGGGTTCCCCACCGGAGCAGGTTAAAGCTTCGCAAGACCTGGAAATCAAAGATGCGCACGTCATCTTCCACACGGTTTGGGAATCGCTCGAAGAAGAAGTAGGGCACGAGAACCTGCGGTTTCCTAAGGAAATCATCTTGCTCGGCGGTGCGCCCGGCGCCGGAAAAGGAACGCAGACGCAGTTCATCATGCGGGCCCGAGGCCAGACCCGGCCGCCGATCGTCATCAGCGAGTTGCTCACTTCGCCCGAAGCGCAGAAGATCAAAGACCAAGGGAACATGGTCGGCGATAAGGAAGTGATCGGAATTCTCTTGCGCAAGTTGCTGCAACCGGAATTTCGCGACGGAGCCTTGCTCGACGGCTTTCCGCGCACGCGCGTGCAGGTGGAATGCTTGAAGCTGCTGGTCGACAAGATCAACCAGCTGCACAACGAGTTCGAGAACACGCCGCACGCGATGCACTTTCGCCGGCCGACGATCCACGCGATGGTGCTATTCGTCAGCGAACGGAGCAGCATCGAGCGACAGTTGGCGCGCGGCGTGAAGGTCGCGGCGCACAATCGCGAGGTCGAAGAGACCGGTGTCGGGAGAACCCTCGAACTCCGCCCGACCGACCTCAGCGAAGAGACCGCGCGCCGCCGCTATCGGGTCTTCAAAGAGCAAACGTGGGACGCGCTCCAATCGCTCAAGGATATCTATCACTACCACTTCATCAACGCCGAAGGGCCGATCGATGAAGTCGAAGAGAACATCCTCAAAGAGCTGCAATACCAAAGCTCGCTCGAACTCGAGCAGCGGACCTACGATCGGCTCGGCCCGTTGCCGCTGGCGGAAGAGATCATCCTGCACGCGCGGCAAGAGCTCGTGCGCCGGCTCGACAGCTACGAGCTCGAACACACGGCCCTCTTCGTCCGCACGGTCGAGATCATCAAATCGAAATTCATTCCGATCATCGCGCGGCACGCGCTGTCGGGCCGTGCGGTCGTCAATTCGGAAGATCCGATCTTCGAGGATCCGCTGGTGCTCAGCATGCTGATCGACATCTTCTCGGAGCGCGGTTTTCACGCCGTCGTGGATAAGAACATCCAAGAAATCCCCGAACGCATCGACCTGAAGACGGGCCAGATCCACCGCCGACTGAAGACGGTGTACCGCATCCAAATCTACTTCAAAGGGTCGGAAATCCGCCGCGGGTAG
- a CDS encoding efflux RND transporter periplasmic adaptor subunit, translated as MSVPFTAVAPEPTPGKLPAVLLSLRGIAERDIDARTFYVEWLTTLCSSTSALAGRCWTINRQGIWEPIAAAGRADGLPELPTERLEELRRSGQPILALAEPAAESAEACSEVWCPLSVAGELRGAVVVVFAVASAAARQGCAKFVVEASESVERFHLLHDRREALRSSERKDRELALTGALRQSLDLKSTTATIANDGRLFLGSDRLAVLIRRGRKFHVAAVSGQTELARRAGAVRALRELATTCAPFRDTITYPNPTAKCDASFAAALARYVDEHFVKRFVFVPLIALPTLPEQERERQATVSQGEWLGALIVEYFGESTPIAEEAARIELLARSATAALRSSRQYYSLFLLPVWRCLGACWQACFGPGKVLRTAAIVALVAAGCGALLFTTSEFTTYCRGHLQPVEQRRVFAPLDGVIRKLLVKHGDHVRAGQALIELQNTDLEIATAELQGRRTSAFEQSLAAERALFNGTEQLPAAERARLSGERNRLREEIASFDRQLQLYGTKRSELVIASPIEGEITTWNADDLLHGRPVRQGQQLLTVAAVDGPWELELNVPDDRSGRIVDAARASAEPLRVTYSPAVDPSLVREAKVVEIQNSADLHGEEGNVVLVRAAIRTEDLPQRRPGAEAAAHVHCGRRSTAYVWTRDVLDFIRAKVLFRWF; from the coding sequence ATGTCGGTCCCCTTTACCGCCGTCGCACCGGAGCCAACGCCGGGAAAACTGCCGGCGGTGCTGCTGTCGTTGCGCGGCATTGCGGAACGAGACATCGATGCACGCACCTTCTATGTCGAGTGGCTCACAACCCTCTGCAGCTCGACCTCGGCCCTGGCCGGACGCTGTTGGACGATCAACCGGCAAGGGATATGGGAACCGATCGCCGCAGCCGGCCGAGCCGACGGCCTGCCCGAATTGCCCACCGAGCGGCTCGAAGAACTGCGCCGCTCGGGCCAGCCGATCCTCGCGCTCGCGGAGCCCGCTGCGGAATCGGCCGAAGCATGCTCCGAGGTCTGGTGTCCGTTGTCGGTCGCCGGCGAATTGCGCGGCGCGGTCGTCGTCGTATTTGCCGTCGCCAGCGCGGCGGCTCGGCAAGGTTGCGCGAAGTTCGTCGTCGAAGCGAGCGAATCGGTCGAGCGCTTTCATTTGCTGCACGATCGTCGTGAGGCGTTGCGCAGCAGCGAACGGAAAGATCGCGAGCTCGCGCTGACCGGAGCGCTCCGGCAGTCGCTCGATCTGAAATCGACGACCGCCACGATTGCGAACGACGGGCGATTGTTCCTCGGCTCCGATCGCTTGGCGGTGCTGATTCGCCGGGGCCGAAAGTTTCACGTCGCCGCAGTGAGCGGACAGACCGAGCTGGCCCGACGCGCCGGCGCCGTGCGCGCGTTGCGCGAACTCGCCACGACCTGCGCGCCGTTTCGCGACACGATCACGTATCCGAATCCCACCGCGAAGTGCGACGCCTCGTTCGCCGCCGCGCTGGCCCGCTACGTCGACGAGCATTTCGTCAAACGCTTCGTCTTCGTCCCGCTCATCGCCCTGCCGACGTTGCCAGAGCAGGAGCGGGAAAGGCAAGCGACCGTTTCGCAAGGGGAATGGCTCGGGGCACTGATCGTCGAATACTTCGGCGAGAGCACGCCGATCGCCGAGGAAGCGGCAAGAATCGAACTGCTCGCGCGCTCCGCGACCGCGGCGCTCCGCAGCTCGCGACAGTATTACTCGTTGTTCTTGTTGCCGGTCTGGCGCTGTTTGGGAGCGTGTTGGCAAGCGTGCTTCGGACCCGGCAAGGTGTTGCGAACGGCCGCGATCGTCGCGCTCGTAGCCGCCGGCTGCGGCGCGCTGTTGTTCACGACGAGCGAGTTCACGACCTACTGTCGCGGACACTTGCAGCCGGTCGAACAGCGGCGCGTCTTCGCTCCGCTCGACGGTGTGATTCGGAAACTGTTGGTGAAGCACGGCGATCACGTGCGCGCAGGCCAAGCGTTGATCGAGCTGCAAAATACCGATCTTGAGATCGCTACGGCCGAGCTCCAAGGTCGGCGCACCTCCGCCTTCGAGCAATCGCTGGCTGCCGAGCGGGCCCTGTTCAACGGCACCGAGCAACTCCCCGCCGCCGAGCGAGCGCGGCTCTCGGGCGAACGGAATCGGCTGCGCGAAGAGATCGCTTCGTTCGATCGGCAACTGCAACTTTACGGCACGAAGCGCTCGGAGCTCGTGATCGCGAGCCCGATCGAAGGCGAAATCACGACTTGGAATGCCGACGATCTGCTGCATGGCAGACCGGTGCGCCAAGGGCAGCAATTGCTCACGGTCGCGGCGGTCGATGGCCCGTGGGAACTCGAGCTCAACGTGCCCGACGATCGGAGCGGCCGGATCGTCGACGCAGCGCGGGCCTCGGCCGAGCCGCTGCGCGTGACCTATAGCCCGGCGGTCGATCCGAGCTTGGTGCGCGAGGCGAAGGTGGTCGAAATTCAAAACTCGGCCGACTTGCACGGTGAGGAAGGGAACGTCGTGTTGGTGCGCGCCGCGATCCGCACCGAAGATCTTCCGCAACGCCGACCCGGCGCGGAAGCGGCCGCGCATGTCCATTGCGGACGCCGCTCGACGGCTTACGTCTGGACTCGCGACGTGCTGGATTTCATTCGGGCCAAAGTTCTGTTCCGCTGGTTCTAA